The DNA segment ACATGTTGTGATTTTACCTATTTTGTTGTTTAACAAGAAAACGAGTCCAGTGAtcctttttctttcttatttgaaGCATATCATTAGAGGTatattctcatattttatctttaaattctataatgtagttttatttttatcatacaaaattgtgttttccattcattaatatctatacaaaatctgacaataTTGCACAAccaattgaataaaaaagacaatatcatatttttgaactagaggctctaaagagcctgtgtcgctccccttggtctatgtgaatattaaacaaaggaagcaaatggattcatgacaaaattgtgttttggtgatggtgatgtgtttgtacatcttactttactgaacattcttgctgcttacaattatctctatctataatgaacttggcccagtagtttctgtggaaaatgttacaagtggtaaaaatttacagattttataaaaattgtttaaaattgactataaaggacaataactccttagggggtcaattgaccattttggtcatgttgacttatttgaaaatattactttgctgaacattattgctgtttacagtttatctctatctataataatattcaagataataacaaaaaacggaaaaatttccttaaaattaccaattcaggggcagcaacccaacaacgggttctctgattcatctgtaAATTTCAGGGCACATaaatattgacctgataaacaacttaccccatgtcagatttgctctaaatgctttggtttttgagttataagccaaaagctgcatttcacccctatgttttatttttagccatggcggccatcttggttggtttggcgggtcacgccacacatttttataacttgataccccagagatgattgtggccaagtctggattaatttggcccagcagtttcaggggagatgatttttgtaaaagatatataaatggtaggaaaaattgttaaaaattgactttaaagggcaataactcctaaaattGTCAAcagacaattttggtcatgttgacttatttctaaatcttactttgctgaacattattgctgtttacagtttatctctatctataataatatttaagataataaccaaaaacagcaaaatttccctaaaattaccaagatttttgtaaaagttaacgacgacgacggacgacggacgacggacgacggacgacgagcgacggacgacggacgacagacgacaagtgatgagaaaagctcacttggccctttggaccaggtgagctaaaaaagcatgataaaaactacattttgacaaatcattaaaaaaaatatggattttaATTTTGACCCTACCCCTATACCCCTTGCCCTCCCCATCTACCTTCACAAAACCTGTGAAGAGATACGATATTTACCTATTTTACCACAGTCCTCATTGAAGCAAGCAAAGCCTTCTCTGGAATTCCATCCATAATTACCGCCTTTTTGGAGAAGATCAATTTCCTCGTGGGCATTCTGACCAACATCGCCACACAGGATTCTTCCTTTTCCATAACCTGCcgtaaatatattatatttttcatataaaatatgcatttaacttttacattttagaCGCAAACTTCTTATTCATTTTTCTGTAATGATAAACAGCAGTAAAAATCTATACAAATCGTGTCTTCTTATTCTATCTATGGTGTAGTAAATATTTTACCTCTTATTCTGGTATTATAGTCATGTGGTTTTCCTATTTTACTTTTACTCTATGAAATCGGTATTGATGACacatttaaatatgtattttcgGGATTCTAGAGCTTGGCATCTTGTGTAGATAATTGCCTATTGTTGAATGTCATATGTTGACCTTTACATGTCTTTTGGGTTTTGTCTCGTGTGGTTTCTGTGATAAAAACAAACCCGCATATAATACCAGAATAAGCTATAGctctttgtttattaaaatgcaAAGGTAGTTTAAGGTACTATCCTCGACCAatagtaaaaacaaaacttgaccCTCTTTACACACGTATGTCTCTTTGTGCAGACACTTGTCTatggaaaatatgaaaaaatgtcATATAGAAACTTATGTTTCCAAGGATGCACTAGGATGTATTTATCACAGACCAAGATTGCACAATGCATTAGGAAGATGATATGTGATTTACTTCCAGTATTCTCACCTGTAACTGGGTCACCTCTGTCTTTACCACATCTCCATATATTTCTAACGCCATAAGCATATATTTCTTGCCTAAAATTTGGTATTCCAACAAAGGGGTTATCAGCTGGTATCTTGTACGCTATATTTGGACCGTGGGCCTCTGTGTTGATATCTATTCTTAGTACTTTACCAAGAATCGACGatctaaagaaaagaaaattgtttaaatttttatatatttatgtactaaaaataaaaagaattcttAATAACGCAAATTATAgcactttttatattaaataaggaagatgtggtatgattccaATGTCAtgatgagacaattatccagaGTTCAAATAAGAAAACTCCATGCTGAATAGTCGGCTTTATAAGGACCCGGTGTTAAAAATATAACAGGATTTAAGCAAGAAACCTACCGGCTTATATATAACCAAATAAtttagggaaaaaaatatgatatgacAGAAATGAACCAACGACATCCACTGAACTACCGGAATCTAGCTTGGAACAGGCACAAAAAGAATGTGGCGGTTCAAACAAGTGTGTGATCGCCCTAATCACTCTAACCTGAGACATTAGTGTAATAGAAAAACATAAGAAAAAGACTGTAACAAAAGTTGCAATTGTCTGCTGGTTCTTAACTCAAAAGATCGATACTTGAGTCGACCTAAAACAATAGACTTCATATAGCACCGAAATAAGAGTATAGTCTACTCGCAGTTACTGTAAATCTTAAAGACGTCTCTAAAAGACGGAGAAATCCATGGCATTGTGCGATGccaaaaataatagtacaattTAAACAGGATGTGGGTTCCATGAGTTTTCATAACTCTACATATTTAGCAATATTTATTGCGCTATGTttgaatttatcaaaaacaactAACAGTATAACAATTAACGTAAAGAACTTTAAATTAGCACACAGTAGATTCCCTATTTAATTTAAGTTGTGTTTTAGTTAGGATTTCTTGGTTGTgagcttttgaaaaaaaaacataaacaaacttTCTCTTAATTGTACTTACGTATTCTGAGAAAATCCCTGAGGGTCACCACCACTTCCTCCGTCTCCGACAAATAAGTAAAGATAGCCTTCATCACCAAACAGTATCTGtaataaaaaagttttacatattatttCAATGGTGATTATTTCTATATATGATTACAAGATGACGATGAGAATTGGATGGTATCGacttccagtggcaaatattacgtGCCACATTAGATTAAAGACATGGtgatgaaatatgaatataaaatcaatatctACTAGCAaattaaatatgacattttttacgGTTTTAATACGGGCACCTTCCACTTGAAATTTGTTGGTTGATTCACATATAATGACGCAAATCATTGTACTTTATGCCTGGTCCTTAAgtcatattaatattaatacatacatacatgtagtaacaTTTACATAAACTAAATTAGGTATAAAAGTACAGATTGAgatattgcaaaaaaacaaaatgatgattTACACAGATTTGTTCTTTGGTATGAGTGTCGAAGTAGGTTTGGAACTAGCTAGGGCATCCTAGAAATTGTCCTAAATGTAAGACAGATTTTTTTTGCGGATAAAGTAAACAGTTATTTGTGGTATTTGGTTTTACATCAAAACGAATGCATATACAGACGAATTTATAGGAAACTAACTGTTTTTCTGCATTTTATATATGCAGTCACACATTTGGCGAACACTTTATTCTTGCGTATTGTTTTAAGGggacattttgtattttttatttttgtctttaatacCATTTTATaccattttacatttttttaaataatgagtAAGGGTTGATGTTTTTAGAGAAAAGATCCCTAtttaaagtgaaaataaaaatctatcCAAAAATTAAGAAGGGTTGCcggttttttagttatttttttcaaatttttttagaaaaaagaatgTCTGTAGAAATGTCTAACGTGAGATTTTTTGTTGAAGATAGTCAGacaacgaaaaaaaaattatataaaataaatgcgtGGCTTTAAAACAACAACACCACCCTCCTCCTCCTCTTACATagattgataaaacatttagcCTTACACGAATCTTTATCAtagaacaaatatattaaatcatCTTTATTACATTCATTAGCGTATATGTTTTGATGTCATACGGGAATAAAGATACATGTTACGTTTCAACccatatttaatttcaaaacgcGGTTCAAAGTTTCCTTTCTGCCTTGTTTAAGAATGATTTAGGTGCAGACTTATTCAGCTTAATAGTTTCCCATGGCGTTAAGATAGATAAAACATTTAGTGCATCTGCTATAAATCAACTTACATACTTTCTCAGTACATAGTATTTAAAAGTCAATTATTTTTGCACCTGGTAATGAGTATTAAATGACCTGCCACACAAGGaacttttaatatcaaaatagggGGAAACATCGGGTCAAAAGTGTATCTACTTTTAACAAATGATTTATACATACTGGGTATACATATATCGTTGTTCCCAACAATGCAACAGGTTATCATACTGGTTATCATTACATGAGTGgtgaaaaactatttttttagacagtgtttgtacataaatagtaaaatacttCGTATGTCTATTAGCATTTGTGAACTTTTCTAAGTGTGTCTTGTAACATGCTTAGTTATACAAtctgacaaaaagaaaaataatggtATCAACATAAGTTTTCTTGAACTCATGACAAATAACCTTCTCCTATATGACATGTCCTTATGTTGTTTGTGAACAAAAAATTCGTGTGTTAAGGCACTCCGGGCATTTTCTTGTATAATGTATATCATTTTCAGTAGGCTGAACTGCCACAGTACGTGATGTGTTTTATTCGCACAATTGACAAATGAAAGACAAACTTGATTATATTAGTAACGTAAAACGTAGCAGTtgtgcatatttaaaaaaatatttgaccatcaaaatttaattgtgcACCATGTTTTACATAACAAAAAGTTGGTCACACAACAGACGGGACACAGATGCCTTCTCGTATTTAAACGCAACGTGCAAATATGTATATaagatattaataaataaataattttgtgacaaaagaaaaaccacaaacattatatattttcctAACCCCTGTAGTAATAATTTTGACCATACTTCTCCTCCATTGTGGTTCCAGTAAGGTTGAGGTATTTCTAGTATCACTCTCTCCGAAGACACGTTACCAATGTTAGGATTATTGTTTGAGACACGAAATTCACTGATTCGTACCACATGATTGTTTGAATTCAGTTTATTGTTAAACGTCGAGTAATAAAGGAAAAATCTctgattatttttgaaattcggATGGAATGCTAACCCAAGCAAACCTCTTTCATCACCATTGCTTTCTGTATTTAGAGTTCTGCTCGATATATCAAGGAATAAATTTGGAAGCCTCTGTCCACTAGGGTAATATATATGGATATAACCTGAAACCTCTCCAATAAAAAGTCGATTAGTTCTGTCATTTGCATTGCGTACAAATACTGGATTCTTAAGTTTTTCTGCTAGTTCTTCCATACATATACACCCAGGGGAGGTTACTTGTTTAATTGATATCTTGTTATTAAGCACATCGTTCGACAATAGTTCGGGATAACAGTAGTCCTTATCAATTAGTTCCGTCTGTTTACAGAAAAATGTCCGGTTGTTTGACGCAGCTTGTAATAGTTGTTGATCTTTCGACAAGTATTGCAGCAATCCTCTGCAATTGTCATAGAAATTCTCACAGTAAGGCCTACACAATCCTGGAAAATCCCGGGGATTAAATGTAGCTTCTGCATCGTAAATATGGGCTGCATAAGGCGAACACTGTTGGCACAATAACTCCTCAActatttttgaacatttattcCACAAATTTGAAGTCTTCCCAATTATGTCGCGAATTCGTTGGTATTCATTGTACTGATTGAGATCTTTGTTCGGTGTACAACAACTAAATGAAGAATAATTGGcacaaaaattcaattttgtcttagGTTGAAACGGAGGTTTATAATCCAGACACTGAGGATGTGATAATACAAATGTTAATCCATTTAAGCATAGCAATATTAATACAAATTTGATAGTAACGTTACAACAgttgtatatcattttaatCCACGACACAGATAACATGTATACACTGCGAAATGATTGACATTTATACGCGAAGTGTATCACGAGAAGAAAAGACGATGTGTTATTTTGTAACAGCGGATGTACTAACCTCGTACTAACTGTAGATACTAGAAACTATTCAGGTTTTTTAACCCGATTCGCACAAATGActctttctatttttagatttttttatataaaatatataacagtcAATGCACAGTGAGGCATTGACTGTAAGTGAATATTTTCAATAACTTTAGTAGTAGGTTaaagaaatgttaaaaagtaaacatCACAATGTAATCAAACCATGcaattataaattcaaaaccgagataaattacttttgttaaGAAAATATTCTGCTGAGCGAATAAACATTAGACGTGACATTTAATGCATTGACAAAAACCTCAGACAAATACATTCTACAACGTATCTCCTATTGTATATATTAACAAAGCTTTCAACACTCTAGTattaaattaagaatggaaatggtgaatgtgtcaaagagacaacattcCGACCAaatagcagaaaacagccgaaggccacaaatgggtcttcaatacagcgggGGAAAAATCTCGCACCCGGtggcgttcttcagctggccacttaatgaaaatgtgtactagttcagtgataatggacgtcatactcgacttcgaaatatataaaagaaactaaatttcaaaatcatacaaaactaacaaagacctgaggctccttacttgggacaggcacaagaATATGCGGtagggttaaatatgtttttagaCCCCTtcctcctatacctctagcctatgtcgaaaaaaacaaacacatgtaGCAATACGCACAGCAAAACTCTGTTTTTATTGACGGTGATTAAAAGAAGtccgattttttttctcatggcTTTATGGCCTTGTTCGAACCgatgaaaaaaatagtaaatgttttgactagtttgtgatattgaaaacccgtgtgttataattttttagGAATACGTAGATTTCTTTGAAGTTTCGCTAatatctaatacgttgttataTACACGAGTATGCCTCGAGTGCGGGAGGTCGTGGGTTCAAACCACGGTCTTACTTAAGACTTTAAATTGGAAATTGTTGCTTCTCTGCTAAGCACACGGCATTAAGAAGTAAGTGCAAAGACTGGTCGACAGTCCGAAAAAAGTGTCCGGGTAAGTAACTTTAAAAAGTATCACCCTAGGGACTGTTCTTAACCTAGTGAACTAGCACGTTTTACTAAATATGACGCTGAACTTTAATGTACTAAAGGTCTGCCAAGTTTATAGTTGTTGAAATTGAATAATGTTTTGGGTTGGTTTCGTTGTTATTTTAATCAAACATCAACGGAAACTCAGGAATTATAATATTAAGTTATTAAGTGATCAATATCTTTGATTTCAACATAATTTTATc comes from the Mytilus trossulus isolate FHL-02 chromosome 3, PNRI_Mtr1.1.1.hap1, whole genome shotgun sequence genome and includes:
- the LOC134712408 gene encoding HHIP-like protein 2 isoform X1; this translates as MLSVSWIKMIYNCCNVTIKFVLILLCLNGLTFVLSHPQCLDYKPPFQPKTKLNFCANYSSFSCCTPNKDLNQYNEYQRIRDIIGKTSNLWNKCSKIVEELLCQQCSPYAAHIYDAEATFNPRDFPGLCRPYCENFYDNCRGLLQYLSKDQQLLQAASNNRTFFCKQTELIDKDYCYPELLSNDVLNNKISIKQVTSPGCICMEELAEKLKNPVFVRNANDRTNRLFIGEVSGYIHIYYPSGQRLPNLFLDISSRTLNTESNGDERGLLGLAFHPNFKNNQRFFLYYSTFNNKLNSNNHVVRISEFRVSNNNPNIGNVSSERVILEIPQPYWNHNGGEILFGDEGYLYLFVGDGGSGGDPQGFSQNTSSILGKVLRIDINTEAHGPNIAYKIPADNPFVGIPNFRQEIYAYGVRNIWRCGKDRGDPVTGYGKGRILCGDVGQNAHEEIDLLQKGGNYGWNSREGFACFNEDCGKIGPEILPVYSYPHATGKSVTGGHFYRGCLNPNLNGLYIFGDFMNGKLFSLEENITRSTWNGKQITTCGPELCVPPLTGKYEPNIISFGEDESGELYMVSTGFPSSASAQGKLYRIIDPARRGNPETCEAARTQTDLKTLTTGNRKRTKKYRRKYQRRIQRQKNRKQRRRKGSLEILGIRTRICQKYKRARKRWICTKYSFERKRRGKINSS
- the LOC134712408 gene encoding HHIP-like protein 2 isoform X2, which translates into the protein MLSVSWIKMIYNCCNVTIKFVLILLCLNGLTFVLSHPQCLDYKPPFQPKTKLNFCANYSSFSCCTPNKDLNQYNEYQRIRDIIGKTSNLWNKCSKIVEELLCQQCSPYAAHIYDAEATFNPRDFPGLCRPYCENFYDNCRGLLQYLSKDQQLLQAASNNRTFFCKQTELIDKDYCYPELLSNDVLNNKISIKQVTSPGCICMEELAEKLKNPVFVRNANDRTNRLFIGEVSGYIHIYYPSGQRLPNLFLDISSRTLNTESNGDERGLLGLAFHPNFKNNQRFFLYYSTFNNKLNSNNHVVRISEFRVSNNNPNIGNVSSERVILEIPQPYWNHNGGEILFGDEGYLYLFVGDGGSGGDPQGFSQNTSSILGKVLRIDINTEAHGPNIAYKIPADNPFVGIPNFRQEIYAYGVRNIWRCGKDRGDPVTGYGKGRILCGDVGQNAHEEIDLLQKGGNYGWNSREGFACFNEDCGKIGPEILPVYSYPHATGKSVTGGHFYRGCLNPNLNGLYIFGDFMNGKLFSLEENITRSTWNGKQITTCGPELCVPPLTGKYEPNIISFGEDESGELYMVSTGFPSSASAQGKLYRIIDPARRGNPETCEAARTQTDLKTLTTGTTEPTSTASHLLSLLDYLTMHGWSNFHHTGFL